The Budorcas taxicolor isolate Tak-1 chromosome 5, Takin1.1, whole genome shotgun sequence genome includes a window with the following:
- the ESYT1 gene encoding extended synaptotagmin-1, whose amino-acid sequence MEPSPGDGSSPSPSPVDQPYPPSDPPDQPPTAHAKPEQSSGDQPAGPGAAGEALAVLTSFGRRLLVLVPVYLAGAMGLSVGFVLFGLALYLGWRRVREEKERSLRVARQLLDDEERLTAKTLYMSHRELPAWVSFPDVEKAEWLNKIVAQVWPFLGQYMEKLLAETVAPAVRGSNPHLQTFTFTRVELGEKPLRILGVKVHTGQSKKQILLDLNISYVGDVQIDVEVKKYFCKAGVKGMQLHGVLRVILEPLMGDLPIVGAVSMFFIRRPTLDINWTGMTNLLDIPGLSSLSDTMIMDSIAAFLVLPNRLLVPLVPDLQDVAQLRSPLPRGIIRIHLLAARGLSSKDKYVKGLIEGKSDPYALVRVGTQAFCSRVINEELNPQWGETYEVMVHEVPGQEIEVEVFDKDPDKDDFLGRMKLDVGKVLQAGVMDEWFPLQGGQGQVHLRLEWLSLLPDAEKLEQILQWNRGVSSRPEPPSAAILVVYLDRAQDLPLKKGNKEPNPMVQLSIQDVTQESKAVYSTNCPVWEQAFRFFLQDPRSQELDVQVKDDSRALTLGALTLPLARLLTAPELTLDQWFQLSSSGPNSRLYMKLVMRLLYLDTSQVRFPAVPGIPGAWDLDESPQTGSSVDVPPRPCHTTPDSSFGTENVLRLHVLEAQDLIAKDRFLGGLVKGKSDPYVKLKLAGRSFRSHVVREDLNPRWNEIFEVIVTSIPGQELEVEVFDKDLDKDDFLGRCKVSLTTVLNTGFLDEWLTLEDVPSGRLHLRLERLTPRPTAAELEEVLQVNSLIQTQKSAELAAALLSVYLERAEDLPLRKGTKPPSPYATLAVGDTSHKTKTVPQTATPVWNESAAFLIRKPNTESLELQVRGEGSGTLGSLSLPLSELLVADRLCLDRWFTLSNGQGQVLLRAQLGILVSQHSGVEAHSHSYSHSSSSLSEEPELWSGLPQVTSSAPELRQRVTHSDSPPEAPAGPLGQVKLTVWYHSEERKLVGFIHSCRGLRQNGRDPPDPYVSVLLLPDKNRGTKRKTSQKKRTLNPEFNERFEWELSLDEALQRKLDVSVKSSSSFMSRERDLLGKVQLDLAEIDLSQGAAQWYDLMDDKDKGSS is encoded by the exons ATGGAGCCCTCTCCTGGAGACggctccagccccagccccagcccggtGGACCAGCCCTACCCTCCCTCCGACCCCCCTGACCAGCCCCCCACTGCCCACGCAAAGCCAGAGCAGAGTTCTGGGGACCAACCTGCTGGCCCAGGAGCGGCGGGTGAGGCCTTGGCGGTGCTGACTTCGTTCGGGCGGCGGTTGCTGGTGCTGGTGCCGGTGTACCTGGCCGGGGCAATGGGACTCAGCGTGGGTTTTGTGCTCTTCGGCCTCGCCCTCTATCTGGGCTGGCGCCGGGTCCGCGAGGAGAAAGAACGGAGCCTTCGAGTCGCGCGGCAGCTGCTGGACGATGAAGAACGGCTTACGGCGAAAACTCTTTACATGAGCCATCGAGAGCTACCTGCCTGG GTCAGCTTCCCAGATGTGGAAAAGGCTGAGTGGCTCAATAAG ATTGTGGCCCaggtctggcccttcctgggcCAATATATGGAGAAGCTTCTCGCCGAAACTGTGGCCCCAGCTGTTCGAGGATCTAACCCCCACCTGCAGACATTTACATTTACACGAGTGGAACTGGGTGAAAAG CCACTGCGCATCCTTGGAGTCAAGGttcacactggtcagagcaaaaaACAGATCCTGCTGGACTTGAACATCAG CTATGTAGGTGATGTTCAGATTGATGTGGAAGTGAAGAAATACTTCTGCAAAGCAGGAGTCAAGGGCATGCAG CTACATGGCGTCTTACGGGTGATTCTCGAACCACTCATGGGGGACCTTCCTATCGTGGGGGCTGTGTCAATGTTCTTCATCCGACGCCCG ACCCTAGATATCAACTGGACGGGGATGACCAACCTGCTGGATATCCCGGGACTCAG CTCCCTCTCTGACACCATGATCATGGATTCCATCGCTGCCTTCCTTGTGTTGCCCAACCGATTATTGGTGCCCCTTGTGCCTGACCTTCAAGATGTGGCCCAGTTGCGTTCCCCTCTTCCCAGG GGCATAATTCGGATTCACTTGCTGGCTGCACGAGGGCTGAGCTCCAAGGATAAATACGTTAAGGGCCTGATTGAGGGCAAGTCAGACCCTTATGCACTTGTGCGAGTGGGCACCCAGGCATTCTGCAGTCGTGTCATCAATGAGGAACTCAACCCCCAGTGGGGAGAGACTTATGAG GTGATGGTGCATGAGGTCCCAGGACAGGAAATTGAGGTGGAGGTGTTTGACAAAGATCCAGACAAAGATGACTTTTTGGGCAG AATGAAGCTGGATGTAGGGAAAGTATTGCAGGCTGGAGTAATGGATGAG TGGTTCCCTCTTCAAGGTGGGCAAGGCCAAGTTCACTTAAGGCTAGAATGGCTTTCGCTTTTGCCAGATGCCGAAAAACTGGAGCAG ATTCTACAGTGGAACCGCGGAGTCTCTTCCCGCCCAGAGCCCCCATCGGCTGCCATCTTAGTTGTTTATCTGGATCGGGCCCAGGATCTTCCT CTGAAGAAGGGGAACAAGGAGCCCAACCCCATGGTACAGCTGTCAATCCAGGACGTGACCCAGGAGAGCAAG GCTGTCTACAGCACCAACTGCCCAGTGTGGGAGCAGGCCTTCCGGTTCTTCCTGCAAGACCCTCGAAGCCAGGAGCTCGATGTGCAG GTGAAGGATGACTCCAGGGCCCTGACTTTAGGGGCACTGACCCTGCCTCTGGCTCGCCTGCTGACTGCCCCGGAACTCACCCTGGACCAGTGGTTCCAGCTCAGCAGCTCTGGCCCTAACTCCCGTCTCTACATGAAACTGGTTATGAGG CTCTTATACTTGGATACATCACAAGTGCGCTTCCCTGCTGTGCCTGGTATTCCTGGGGCTTGGGACCTGGATGAGAGCCCTCAGACAGGCAGCAGTGTGGATGTCCCACCTCGACCCTGTCACACTACTCCTGACAGTAGCTTTGGGACGGAG AATGTGCTTCGGCTCCATGTATTAGAGGCCCAGGACCTGATTGCCAAAGACCGCTTCTTGGGGGGATTAGTGAAGGGCAAGTCAGACCCCTACGTCAAACTGAAGCTGGCAGGACGAAGCTTCCGCAGCCATGTTGTTCGGGAAGATCTCAATCCCCGTTGGAATGAGATCTTTGAG GTGATCGTCACATCAATCCCAGGTCAAGAGCTCGAGGTTGAGGTTTTTGACAAGGACCTGGACAAGGATGACTTTCTGGGCAG GTGTAAAGTGAGTCTCACCACAGTCTTAAACACTGGCTTCCTTGATGAG TGGCTGACCCTGGAGGATGTCCCTTCTGGCCGCCTACACTTGCGTCTGGAGCGTCTGACCCCCCGCCCCACTGCTGCTGAGTTAGAGGAG GTGCTGCAGGTGAACAGCTTGATCCAGACCCAGAAGAGTGCAGAACTTGCGGCAGCCCTGCTGTCTGTCTACCTGGAGCGGGCTGAGGACCTGCCG CTCCGAAAAGGTACCAAGCCTCCCAGCCCTTACGCTACTCTTGCTGTGGGAGATACATCTCATAAAACTAAG ACTGTTCCCCAAACGGCCACCCCCGTCTGGAATGAGAGTGCCGCCTTTCTCATCAGGAAACCAAACACTGAGAGTCTGGAGTTGCAG GTTCGGGGGGAAGGCTCTGGCACGCTGGGCTCGTTAtccctgcccctctctgagcTCCTTGTGGCTGACCGGCTCTGCCTGGACCGCTGGTTTACGCTCAGCAACGGTCAAGGGCAGGTGCTACTGAGAGCACAGCTCGGG ATCCTGGTGTCCCAGCACTCCGGGGTGGAAGCTCACAGCCATAGCTACAGCCACAGCTCCTCATCTCTGAGCGAAGAACCAGAGCTCTGGAGTGGACTCCCTCAGGTCACCTCTTCAGCCCCAGAGCTCAGGCAGCGCGTAACACACAGTGACAG TCCCCCTGAGGCTCCAGCCGGGCCGCTGGGCCAGGTGAAACTGACTGTTTGGTACCACAGTGAAGAACGAAAGCTGGTTGGCTTCATTCACAGTTGTCG GGGCCTTCGACAAAATGGACGGGATCCCCCCGATCCCTATGTGTCAGTGTTGCTACTGCCAGATAAGAACCGGGGCACCAAGAGGAAGACCTCACAGAAGAAGAGGACCCTAAATCCTGAATTCAACGAGCG GTTTGAGTGGGAACTGTCCCTGGATGAGGCCCTCCAGCGAAAGCTGGATGTCTCTGTGAAGTCTAGTTCCTCCTTCATGTCAAGAGAGCGTGACCTGCTGGGGAAG GTGCAGTTGGACCTTGCTGAGATAGACCTTTCCCAGGGTGCGGCCCAGTG GTATGACCTCATGGATGACAAGGACAAGGGCAGCTCCTAG
- the ZC3H10 gene encoding zinc finger CCCH domain-containing protein 10 yields MPDRDSYANGTGSSSGGPGGGGSEEASGTGAGSGGASSDAICRDFLRNVCKRGKRCRYRHPDMSEVSNLGVSKNEFIFCHDFQNKECSRPNCRFIHGSKEDEDGYKKTGELPPRLRQKVAAGLGLSPADLPNGKEEVPICRDFLKGDCQRGAKCKFRHLQRDFEFDARGGGGTGGGGSTGPVPPGRRHDLYDIYDLPDRGFEDHEPGPKRRRGGCCPPDGPHFESYDYSLAPPRGVECRLLEEENAMLRKRVEELKKQVSNLLATNEVLLEQNAQFRNQAKVMTLSSTAPATEQTLAPTVGTVATFNHGIAQTHTTLSSQALQPRPVSQQELVAPAGAPAAPPTNAAPPAAPPPPPPHLNPEIAPLSAALAQTIAQGMAPPPVSMAPVAVSVAPVAPVAVSMAQPLAGITMSHTTTPMVTYPIASQSMRITAMPH; encoded by the coding sequence ATGCCTGACCGGGACAGCTATGCCAACGGCACTGGGAGCAGCAGTGGAGGCCCTGGAGGTGGTGGCAGCGAGGAGGCCAGTGGGACAGGGGCAGGCAGTGGCGGGGCCAGCTCAGATGCCATCTGTAGAGACTTCCTGAGGAATGTGTGCAAGCGAGGGAAGCGTTGCCGCTATCGCCATCCAGACATGAGTGAGGTGTCCAACTTGGGAGTAAGCAAAAACGAGTTCATCTTCTGCCATGACTTCCAGAACAAGGAGTGTAGCCGTCCCAACTGCCGATTTATCCATGGCTCCAAGGAGGATGAGGATGGCTATAAAAAGACAGGAGAGCTGCCCCCTCGGCTGAGGCAGAAAGTGGCAGCCGGCCTAGGCCTGTCACCAGCTGACCTACCAAATGGGAAGGAGGAGGTCCCAATTTGCCGTGACTTTCTCAAGGGTGACTGCCAGAGAGGAGCCAAGTGCAAGTTCCGTCACCTGCAACGGGATTTTGAGTTTGATGCTCGGGGTGGAGGCGGCACTGGTGGTGGGGGTTCAACAGGCCCCGTTCCCCCAGGACGACGTCATGATCTCTATGATATTTACGACCTCCCTGACAGGGGCTTTGAGGACCATGAACCAGGCCCCAAGCGCCGGCGAGGTGGATGCTGCCCCCCAGATGGTCCACATTTTGAATCCTATGACTACAGCCTCGCTCCACCCCGAGGGGTGGAGTGCAGACTGCTAGAGGAGGAGAATGCCATGCTCAGGAAGCGGGTGGAGGagctcaagaagcaggtcagcaACCTGCTGGCTACCAATGAAGTACTGCTGGAACAAAATGCGCAGTTCCGCAATCAGGCCAAGGTCATGACCCTGAGCTCCACTGCACCAGCAACTGAACAGACTCTGGCCCCCACCGTGGGTACTGTTGCCACTTTTAACCATGGCATTGCCCAGACTCACACTACTCTCAGCAGCCAGGCTCTGCAGCCTCGCCCCGTGTCCCAGCAAGAACTGGTGGCCCCTGCTGGAGCTCCGGCTGCTCCTCCAACTAATGCTGCACCTCCTgctgccccaccccccccacccccacacttgAACCCAGAGATCGCGCCACTGTCAGCTGCTCTGGCTCAGACAATTGCCCAGGGAATGGCACCCCCACCTGTCTCCATGGCTCCTGTGGCTGTATCAGTGGCTCCTGTGGCCCCTGTGGCTGTATCGATGGCCCAACCCTTGGCAGGAATCACAATGAGCCACACCACCACCCCCATGGTGACTTACCCCATCGCTTCCCAGAGCATGCGAATCACAGCCATGCCACACTGA
- the PA2G4 gene encoding proliferation-associated protein 2G4, translating to MSGEDEQQEQTIAEDLVVTKYKMGGDIANRVLRSLVEASCSGVSVLSLCEKGDAMIMEETGKIFKKEKEMKKGIAFPTSISVNNCVCHFSPLKSDQDYILKEGDLVKIDLGVHVDGFIANVAHTFVVDVAQGTQVTGRKADVIKAAHLCAEAALRLVKPGNQNTQVTEAWNKVAHSFNCTPIEGMLSHQLKQHVIDGEKTIIQNPTDQQKKDHEKAEFEVHEVYAVDVLVSSGEGKAKDAGQRTTIYKRDPSKQYGLKMKTSRAFFSEVERRFDAMPFTLRAFEDEKKARMGVVECAKHELLQPFNVLYEKEGEFVAQFKFTVLLMPNGPMRITSGPFEPDLYKSEMEVQDAELKALLQSSASRKTQKKKKKKASKTAENATSGETLEENEAGD from the exons ATGTCGGGCGAGGACGAGCAACAGGAGCAAACTATCGCCGAGGACCTGGTCGTGACCAAGTATAAGATGGGGGGCGACATTGCTAACC GGGTACTTCGGTCTTTGGTGGAAGCATCCTGTTCAGGTGTGTCGGTACTGAGCCTGTGTGAGAAAGGGGATGCCATGATAATGGAAGAAACAGGGaagattttcaaaaaagaaaaagaaatgaagaaag GTATTGCCTTTCCCACCAGCATTTCAGTAAATAACTGTGTATGTCACTTCTCCCCTTTGAAGAGCGACCAGGACTATATTCTCAAGGAAGGTGACTTGGTAAAAAT TGACCTTGGGGTCCACGTGGATGGCTTCATCGCTAATGTGGCTCACACTTTTGTGGTTGATGTAGCTCAG GGGACCCAAGTAACAGGGCGGAAAGCAGATGTCATTAAGGCAGCTCACCTTTGTGCTGAAGCTGCCCTACGCCTGGTCAAACCTGGAAATCAG AACACACAAGTGACAGAAGCCTGGAACAAAGTTGCCCACTCATTTAATTGCACACCAATAGAAG GTATGCTGTCACACCAGTTGAAGCAGCATGTCATTGATGGAGAGAAAACCATTATCCAGAATCCCACAGACCAGCAGAA GAAAGACCATGAAAAAGCGGAATTTGAGGTACATGAAGTATATGCTGTGGATGTTCTCGTCAGCTCAGGAGAGGGCAAG GCCAAGGATGCAGGACAGAGAACCACCATTTACAAGAGAGACCCCTCTAAGCAGTATGGCTTGAAAATGAAAACTTCCCGTGCCTTCTTCAGTGAGGTTGAAAGGCGTTTTGATGCCATGCCCTTTACTTTAAG AGCATTTGAAGATGAGAAGAAGGCCCGCATGGGTGTGGTGGAGTGCGCCAAACATGAACTGCTACAACCATTTAATGTTCTCTATGAGAAGGAGG GTGAATTTGTTGCCCAGTTTAAATTTACAGTTCTGCTTATGCCCAATGGCCCTATGCGGATAACCAGTGGTCCTTTTGAGCCTGACCTTTACAAGTCCGAGATGGAGGTCCAGGATGCAGAGCTCAAG GCACTCCTCCAGAGTTCTGCAAGTCGGAaaacccagaaaaagaaaaaaaagaag GCCTCTAAGACTGCAGAGAATGCTACCAGTGGGGAAACTTTAGAAGAGAATGAAGCTGGGGACTGA